A window of the Desulforapulum autotrophicum HRM2 genome harbors these coding sequences:
- a CDS encoding amidohydrolase family protein, producing the protein MMLPNKTPGFKGCEIIQSPGNPCVHRAAWVVVTPWKIIANGYVRVENGRIVEVGSNYSGTDGVDHGSGVLMPGLVNVHTHLELSALRGRLPFDKGFKGWVADLLVVRSKLGFPALRAAARQGIAQMLATGTLGVGEISTLGITRDLVASSRLSGVWFQELLGSDDPAPVFELGPFTDQRLGFSVAGHAPHTASPQLLAGLKRASVLQNLPFSIHVAESSDESQFIRTAGGEWADFLTERGIDFSTWPLPARSPVVYLDRLDLLDSKTLAVHLLDVDNHDLDLLVERGVKTAVCPRSNLNLHHRLPCIRQLLDHGLRPALGTDSLASCDSLSMADEMAFAAQNYFDVSAAEILAMATCYGARALGLDSDFGTLEPGRLAKFLFVPAEADTPEHLLEIIIRNE; encoded by the coding sequence ATGATGTTGCCCAATAAAACCCCTGGATTTAAAGGGTGTGAAATTATCCAGTCCCCCGGGAATCCCTGTGTCCACCGGGCCGCCTGGGTGGTTGTCACTCCCTGGAAGATCATAGCAAATGGCTATGTCCGTGTGGAAAACGGCAGGATTGTCGAGGTGGGGAGCAACTATTCCGGCACAGACGGGGTTGACCATGGCTCTGGCGTTCTCATGCCGGGCCTTGTCAATGTTCATACCCACCTTGAACTATCGGCCCTTCGGGGGCGGTTGCCCTTTGACAAGGGATTTAAGGGCTGGGTGGCAGATCTGCTTGTGGTCCGCAGCAAACTGGGTTTTCCGGCCTTAAGGGCTGCAGCCCGGCAGGGGATCGCCCAGATGCTGGCCACGGGCACCTTGGGTGTCGGTGAAATTTCCACCCTGGGTATCACCCGTGATCTAGTGGCGAGTTCCAGGCTTTCAGGTGTGTGGTTCCAGGAACTGCTCGGTTCAGATGATCCAGCCCCTGTTTTTGAGCTTGGGCCTTTTACCGATCAAAGACTTGGTTTCTCCGTTGCTGGCCATGCGCCCCATACCGCTTCTCCCCAACTTCTGGCAGGACTTAAGCGAGCGTCTGTCTTGCAGAACCTTCCCTTTTCCATCCATGTGGCTGAATCCAGTGACGAGTCGCAGTTCATCCGGACAGCAGGGGGGGAGTGGGCTGATTTTCTGACTGAACGGGGCATTGACTTTTCGACCTGGCCCCTTCCGGCAAGGAGCCCTGTGGTCTACCTTGACCGACTTGATCTCCTTGATTCAAAGACCCTGGCGGTTCACCTGCTGGATGTCGACAACCACGACCTTGATCTCCTGGTTGAACGGGGGGTGAAAACAGCCGTCTGTCCCAGGAGTAACTTGAACCTTCACCACCGACTTCCCTGCATCCGGCAGCTGCTTGACCACGGGCTGAGGCCGGCCCTTGGCACGGACAGCCTTGCCAGCTGTGATTCTCTGAGCATGGCCGATGAGATGGCTTTTGCGGCTCAAAATTATTTTGATGTGTCTGCCGCTGAAATCCTTGCCATGGCCACCTGTTACGGGGCAAGGGCCTTGGGTCTGGACAGTGATTTTGGCACTCTTGAACCGGGTCGATTGGCAAAGTTTCTCTTTGTTCCGGCTGAGGCAGATACACCTGAACATCTATTGGAAATCATAATACGCAATGAATAA
- a CDS encoding DksA/TraR family C4-type zinc finger protein, with amino-acid sequence MAVGWAKDGAVQEQIDAGIDDAVSLARSRLPKGESLTHCRICEEEIPQARRQAIPGVYLCVACQAELEAQQAVSTGINRRGSKDSQLK; translated from the coding sequence ATGGCAGTAGGGTGGGCAAAAGACGGTGCGGTACAGGAACAAATTGATGCAGGGATCGATGATGCGGTGAGCCTGGCCAGGAGTCGGCTACCCAAAGGGGAGAGCCTCACCCATTGCCGAATCTGCGAAGAAGAAATTCCCCAAGCCCGGCGCCAGGCGATTCCAGGGGTTTACCTGTGTGTGGCCTGCCAGGCAGAACTTGAAGCCCAACAGGCCGTTTCCACGGGAATCAACCGCCGCGGCAGCAAAGACAGCCAGTTAAAATAA
- a CDS encoding menaquinone biosynthetic enzyme MqnA/MqnD family protein, protein MNKDTLSMGRIDYINASPVYYGLDHGLLPAWITMTDGPPAVLNRMIRRGDLAISPISAGFYGCHHRDLLVLPDLSISCNGPVLSVILMSNSPIEKLHNKKVVLTEDSATSALLVRLIFAEHKVTPVFVTGKMRHPEDIPVDAEAVLVIGDAALTQPWDDFFDLRMDLGKLWYQSTGMPFVFAVWVVRRDFAAQHPERVALALDLFLQSRHQGYENIGAVIDRGVARLNLDRCLIERYYQVLLCDLDSPKIHALELFFQRLYMHGLFNEQVKVELFQP, encoded by the coding sequence ATGAATAAAGATACCCTTTCCATGGGGCGGATCGATTACATCAACGCTTCTCCTGTATACTATGGCCTGGATCACGGCCTGCTGCCAGCCTGGATCACCATGACTGACGGCCCGCCTGCCGTACTCAACCGCATGATCCGCAGGGGTGATCTTGCCATAAGCCCCATTTCAGCAGGCTTTTATGGATGTCACCACAGGGATCTTCTGGTGCTGCCGGATCTGTCCATATCCTGTAACGGACCGGTTCTTTCGGTCATTTTGATGAGCAACTCTCCCATTGAAAAGCTTCACAATAAAAAGGTTGTCCTTACCGAGGATTCAGCCACCTCAGCCCTTCTTGTCCGGCTGATTTTTGCTGAACACAAGGTTACCCCGGTCTTTGTGACCGGGAAAATGAGGCACCCCGAAGATATCCCCGTTGATGCTGAAGCTGTGCTTGTCATCGGCGATGCAGCCCTGACCCAGCCCTGGGATGATTTTTTTGACCTTCGCATGGATCTTGGGAAACTGTGGTACCAATCGACCGGGATGCCCTTTGTGTTTGCCGTGTGGGTGGTGAGGCGGGACTTTGCCGCACAGCACCCTGAACGGGTGGCCCTGGCCCTGGATCTGTTTCTTCAGTCAAGGCATCAGGGGTATGAGAATATCGGGGCCGTCATTGACAGGGGCGTTGCCAGGCTCAACCTTGACCGCTGCCTGATTGAGCGGTATTATCAGGTGCTGCTCTGTGACCTTGACTCGCCCAAGATTCATGCCCTTGAGCTGTTTTTTCAACGCCTCTATATGCACGGACTTTTTAACGAACAGGTAAAGGTTGAGCTGTTTCAGCCCTGA
- a CDS encoding PurH2, producing the protein MGKNVVDKIDDLIPINTVLVSVSDKQGLELLIPALVAANPKVRILSTGGTFSRIQEILGQKAEGRLTQVADYTGQPETQGGLVKTLDFRIYLGLLTETYNDAHQADLKRTSSMAIDMVVANLYPFKQTIATAGVTCENARGNIDIGGPTMIRASAKNFIRVASVVDPESYGGIIERLGANNGCLSLGDRFELAKKAFKHTAEYDATISGYLDTLTMDAVKACYPKGA; encoded by the coding sequence ATGGGAAAGAATGTTGTAGATAAAATTGATGATTTGATCCCCATCAACACGGTGCTTGTGAGCGTCTCGGACAAGCAGGGACTTGAACTGTTAATCCCGGCCCTGGTTGCAGCCAATCCAAAAGTCCGGATACTCTCCACAGGGGGGACCTTTTCCAGGATCCAGGAGATCCTCGGGCAGAAAGCCGAGGGCCGGCTTACCCAGGTGGCCGATTATACCGGTCAGCCTGAAACCCAGGGGGGGCTTGTAAAAACCCTTGACTTCAGGATCTATCTCGGGCTTCTTACGGAAACTTACAATGATGCCCACCAGGCGGATTTAAAACGGACCTCATCCATGGCTATTGACATGGTTGTGGCCAACCTCTATCCGTTCAAGCAGACCATTGCAACGGCCGGGGTTACCTGTGAGAACGCCCGGGGCAACATTGATATCGGCGGACCCACCATGATCCGGGCCTCAGCCAAAAATTTTATCCGGGTGGCGTCCGTGGTTGATCCTGAATCCTATGGCGGTATCATAGAGCGCCTTGGGGCAAACAACGGCTGCCTTTCCCTTGGGGACCGGTTCGAGCTTGCAAAGAAAGCCTTTAAACACACGGCCGAGTATGACGCCACCATTTCAGGCTATCTGGATACCCTGACCATGGATGCGGTCAAGGCCTGCTACCCAAAAGGAGCGTAA
- a CDS encoding ParA family protein: protein MGTIITIAGQRGRNGRSVTAVNLSASLALLEKKTLLVDCDPQACSTRMAGVDLSLMTCDLSSVLVGKVSLQEAVLKTQLRFMDVIPSSLSLFHAATRLSRNVGNERILRIFLRELRDEYDYIIIDPPASYSFLTVMAMAAADWLVLPFHCTPEAIGDLRLLLQMVNHVKDNFQQHLKIAGVFFTQCCSRGEIDHFLEEKDLKGVEKIVYNSFVPQDNAVEIAAQRGKPVALHDIESPGAEAYLDVANELISFFN from the coding sequence ATGGGTACAATCATTACAATAGCCGGTCAAAGGGGTAGAAATGGCAGAAGTGTTACAGCTGTTAATCTGTCTGCCTCCCTGGCCCTTCTTGAAAAAAAAACGTTGCTTGTGGATTGTGATCCCCAGGCCTGTTCAACCCGGATGGCAGGGGTTGATTTGTCTTTGATGACCTGTGATTTGAGTTCTGTTCTGGTCGGAAAGGTCAGCCTTCAAGAGGCTGTCTTAAAAACCCAGCTGCGGTTCATGGATGTTATTCCTTCAAGCCTGTCTCTTTTCCACGCAGCAACCCGGCTTTCCAGGAACGTCGGCAATGAAAGAATCCTGAGGATATTCCTCAGGGAGTTAAGGGATGAATACGATTACATTATCATTGATCCCCCCGCCTCCTACAGCTTCTTAACGGTAATGGCCATGGCGGCAGCTGACTGGCTTGTCCTGCCGTTTCACTGTACACCTGAGGCCATTGGAGATCTTCGATTGCTTCTCCAGATGGTGAACCATGTCAAGGATAATTTTCAGCAGCACCTGAAGATCGCAGGTGTCTTTTTTACCCAATGTTGTTCAAGGGGAGAAATTGACCACTTCCTGGAAGAAAAGGATCTAAAGGGTGTTGAAAAAATCGTTTATAACAGCTTTGTTCCACAGGATAATGCCGTTGAAATAGCTGCTCAACGTGGTAAGCCGGTTGCACTCCATGATATTGAAAGTCCAGGTGCAGAGGCCTATCTTGATGTTGCAAACGAATTGATTTCATTCTTTAACTGA
- the mqnC gene encoding cyclic dehypoxanthinyl futalosine synthase encodes MDTYHTTCVDQNIDQIVEKIIAGQRISREEGLKLFYDAELLTLARLAENRRFERHPDRIVTFVVDRNINYTNICVSGCRFCAFYKTLESGQGYVITRDSLKAKIAETIALGGTQILLQGGMNPELSLDYYTDLLTFIKDRFDIHVHGFSPPEISFIAEKSGLSIAETITRLRKAGLDSIPGGGAEILCDEVRKKVSPNKCLTDTWLEVMRVAHGQGMRSSATMMFGHLESPCHIVEHLSRIRELQDETGGFTAFIPWTFQPGNTKIQVPKTGSVPYLRVLALSRIFLDNIDNIQASWVTQGDKIAQTALFYGANDMGSTMIEENVVAAAGVDFMLPESEIKRLITTAGFEPRQRDCYYNLL; translated from the coding sequence ATGGACACGTATCACACCACTTGCGTTGACCAGAACATCGATCAGATTGTTGAAAAAATAATTGCCGGACAGAGAATTTCCCGGGAAGAAGGGCTCAAGCTTTTTTATGACGCCGAACTTTTAACCCTGGCAAGACTTGCGGAAAATCGACGTTTTGAGCGCCATCCAGACAGGATTGTTACCTTTGTTGTGGACCGCAACATCAATTACACCAACATCTGTGTATCTGGTTGTCGTTTCTGCGCCTTTTACAAGACCCTGGAAAGTGGACAGGGGTATGTGATCACACGAGATTCCCTCAAGGCCAAGATTGCCGAGACCATTGCGCTCGGGGGCACCCAGATTCTTCTCCAGGGTGGCATGAACCCGGAACTTTCCCTTGATTATTATACGGACCTTTTGACTTTTATCAAGGACCGTTTTGACATCCATGTCCATGGCTTTTCACCGCCCGAGATCTCTTTTATTGCTGAAAAGTCGGGCCTTTCAATTGCCGAAACCATAACCCGGTTGAGAAAGGCAGGACTGGACTCGATCCCTGGTGGCGGGGCCGAAATCCTCTGTGATGAGGTAAGAAAAAAGGTTTCTCCCAACAAGTGTCTCACCGACACCTGGCTCGAGGTGATGCGGGTGGCCCACGGCCAGGGCATGCGTTCCAGTGCCACCATGATGTTCGGCCACCTTGAGTCCCCCTGCCACATTGTTGAGCACCTGTCGCGCATCAGGGAGCTCCAGGATGAGACCGGTGGATTTACCGCTTTTATTCCCTGGACTTTCCAGCCGGGCAACACAAAAATCCAGGTTCCCAAAACGGGGTCGGTGCCTTACCTGCGGGTCCTTGCCCTTAGCCGGATATTTCTGGACAACATTGATAACATCCAGGCGTCCTGGGTTACCCAGGGCGATAAAATTGCCCAGACAGCTCTTTTTTACGGTGCCAATGACATGGGGAGCACAATGATAGAGGAGAATGTGGTGGCTGCCGCCGGCGTGGATTTCATGCTCCCGGAATCCGAGATAAAACGGCTGATCACAACGGCCGGGTTTGAGCCAAGGCAGCGGGACTGTTATTACAACCTCCTATGA
- a CDS encoding GumC domain-containing protein: MMGEQSSPGNGHDPPLVRKTLDEVLAKEITSLLDIDSTTALEAYNLTTLACIVVAVDREREIVDFSDSPPERYTRPSFIADLFEMGINSKDELDHDLTAVIDMGYLSINTAGTLQAEASACTMVSLLNTMFPGMQGMNLVAFVMQMNDEVVSGRKSLEMAKQSLSQTLKSRGLAINREKAEAAVRSVQTPGGGINKSSVLPASPVNRAVSSQLKENASKRIASLRSRRLSSKPAVYSSIGHDSERSTVKDVFDKEPSEAAIAAEQERQRAEQTTREFAEIQTRLREAEERSRQLEAREKDLKQAEDAARDVEQRIQKRVADEAAAMAEKEAELQARADEIKAAEQRIRLEKEAMEKAVLDRQRDGAQKPESEPEPEPDLVDEADLASRIAAFEAELAMPCPICLDGKIVSETTSKNKTYYTCSNRACRFVSWEKPYHFECPLCKNPFLTEFTTPSGDKGLKCPRASCTYSQNNLLDPRQNQAAEARPVKKKKKLVRRVKRRL; encoded by the coding sequence ATGATGGGTGAGCAATCCTCCCCTGGAAATGGACATGATCCCCCTTTGGTAAGAAAGACCCTTGACGAGGTCCTTGCAAAGGAAATCACATCGTTGCTGGACATTGATTCCACAACGGCCCTGGAGGCTTATAACCTGACTACCCTTGCCTGTATTGTCGTTGCCGTTGACAGGGAAAGGGAGATTGTTGATTTTTCCGATTCCCCGCCCGAACGTTACACCCGTCCTTCTTTTATTGCAGACCTTTTCGAGATGGGCATTAATTCCAAGGACGAACTTGACCATGACCTGACCGCTGTAATTGACATGGGCTACCTGAGCATCAACACGGCCGGGACTCTCCAGGCAGAAGCCTCTGCCTGTACCATGGTCAGTCTTTTAAACACCATGTTTCCGGGAATGCAGGGCATGAACCTTGTTGCCTTTGTCATGCAGATGAACGATGAGGTGGTGTCAGGTCGAAAATCCCTTGAGATGGCAAAACAGAGCCTTTCCCAGACCTTGAAATCCAGGGGGCTTGCCATAAATAGGGAAAAGGCCGAGGCCGCAGTTCGGTCCGTCCAGACTCCTGGTGGTGGAATCAATAAATCTTCAGTTTTGCCGGCCTCACCTGTCAACAGGGCGGTTTCCAGCCAACTTAAGGAAAATGCGTCAAAACGGATCGCAAGCCTCAGGAGCAGGCGGTTGTCGTCCAAACCGGCAGTTTATTCCAGTATCGGTCATGATTCTGAGCGGTCAACAGTCAAGGATGTTTTTGACAAGGAACCTTCAGAGGCAGCCATTGCGGCAGAACAGGAACGGCAAAGGGCAGAACAAACGACCCGGGAATTTGCTGAAATTCAAACCCGGCTCAGGGAAGCTGAAGAACGTTCCCGGCAACTGGAGGCCCGGGAAAAGGATTTGAAACAGGCTGAAGATGCGGCCCGGGACGTGGAACAACGGATACAAAAACGTGTGGCGGATGAGGCCGCTGCCATGGCGGAAAAGGAAGCTGAGCTCCAGGCCAGGGCAGACGAGATCAAGGCTGCCGAACAACGGATACGCCTTGAAAAAGAGGCCATGGAAAAGGCTGTTCTTGACAGGCAACGTGATGGGGCACAAAAACCAGAATCGGAACCAGAACCGGAACCGGACCTGGTAGATGAGGCGGACCTTGCCTCCCGAATAGCAGCCTTTGAGGCCGAGCTTGCCATGCCCTGTCCCATTTGCCTTGATGGAAAGATTGTGTCTGAGACAACGTCCAAGAATAAGACATATTATACCTGCTCCAACCGAGCGTGTCGGTTTGTGAGCTGGGAGAAACCCTACCATTTTGAATGTCCATTGTGTAAAAACCCTTTTTTGACTGAATTTACAACCCCTTCAGGGGACAAGGGCCTCAAATGTCCGAGGGCCAGCTGCACCTATTCCCAGAACAACCTTCTGGATCCCAGACAGAACCAGGCGGCCGAGGCCAGGCCAGTAAAGAAAAAAAAGAAACTTGTGAGGAGGGTAAAGAGGAGATTGTGA
- a CDS encoding FadR/GntR family transcriptional regulator translates to MKMPIKPIKPQKISDQAFDQIRELIYRGELKPGERMMAERELARAMQVSRSTIRDAIQRLVTMGLVVHKQGQGTFVKVVDPKEEINISKMMQIQDATIDDLLEVRLGLECNAAAFAAKRADADDIKAMDHAMVEMKREIASGCLGTAADTSFHMAIAYAAKNSLQILIMRNFYDYFFHGIRTNLEHLYRGKENVETILKQHLAIINAIKARNCDQVHMAMKAHMDFVVQFSK, encoded by the coding sequence ATGAAAATGCCAATTAAACCCATTAAACCCCAAAAAATATCCGACCAGGCCTTTGATCAGATCAGGGAACTGATTTACAGGGGTGAACTCAAGCCGGGAGAGAGGATGATGGCCGAGCGCGAGCTTGCCCGGGCCATGCAGGTGAGCCGCAGCACCATCAGGGATGCCATTCAGCGACTTGTCACCATGGGCCTTGTGGTTCACAAGCAGGGCCAGGGGACTTTTGTAAAGGTGGTTGACCCTAAGGAAGAGATCAACATTTCCAAAATGATGCAGATCCAGGACGCCACCATTGATGATCTCCTTGAAGTCCGGCTGGGGCTTGAGTGTAATGCTGCAGCCTTTGCGGCAAAACGGGCAGATGCGGATGATATCAAGGCCATGGACCACGCCATGGTGGAGATGAAAAGAGAAATTGCCTCGGGTTGTCTCGGCACCGCGGCCGACACATCTTTTCACATGGCCATTGCCTATGCCGCTAAAAATTCCCTCCAGATCCTCATCATGCGCAATTTCTATGATTATTTTTTCCATGGCATTCGAACAAATCTTGAACATCTGTACAGGGGCAAAGAAAACGTAGAGACCATCCTCAAACAGCACCTTGCCATCATTAACGCCATCAAGGCCAGAAATTGTGATCAGGTCCACATGGCCATGAAAGCGCATATGGATTTCGTGGTTCAATTTTCCAAGTAG
- the mqnE gene encoding aminofutalosine synthase MqnE, whose translation MKLEFADKRLDAIGAKIENNTRLSKEDGLVLFETLDLNGVGMLAGRVRQQRHGNVAFYVYNQHLNYTNVCKNRCRFCAYAVDREDQGAYTWSMDEIEQRINDRIAEPVNELHIVGGLNPALDFDYFINLLKTVKRLRPLAKIKAFTCVEIDYLSGLSGLSIDDTVGALKAAGLDMMPGGGAEVMSDRVRDELFPKKIDSKRWLEIMEAVHKNGLTSNATMLYGHIETMEERVDHLLALRALQDRTHGFSAYIPLAFHSKNTKLSHLPSTTAVDDLKSIAVARLLLDNFDHIKAYWVMIGEKLAQVALSYGADDLDGTIIEERITHTAGARSAKGLSREEMERMIRSAGFVPVERDSFYRPVNEGPTIP comes from the coding sequence GTGAAACTCGAATTTGCCGATAAACGGCTTGACGCCATTGGCGCAAAAATTGAAAACAATACCCGCCTTTCAAAAGAAGACGGGCTTGTTCTTTTTGAAACCCTGGATTTAAACGGTGTGGGTATGCTTGCCGGCAGGGTCCGGCAACAGCGCCACGGTAATGTTGCCTTCTATGTTTACAACCAGCACTTGAACTATACCAACGTGTGCAAGAACCGATGCCGGTTCTGTGCATATGCCGTGGATCGGGAGGATCAAGGGGCCTATACCTGGTCCATGGACGAGATAGAACAACGGATCAATGATCGCATTGCAGAGCCGGTGAATGAACTGCACATTGTGGGCGGGCTGAATCCGGCCCTTGATTTTGACTATTTCATCAATCTGTTGAAAACGGTCAAGCGTTTGAGGCCACTTGCAAAGATCAAGGCGTTTACCTGTGTGGAAATAGATTACCTTTCTGGCCTTTCTGGTCTTTCAATTGACGATACTGTTGGAGCGCTCAAGGCGGCGGGGCTTGACATGATGCCCGGCGGTGGTGCCGAGGTGATGAGCGACCGGGTAAGGGATGAGCTGTTTCCCAAGAAGATTGATTCAAAACGGTGGTTGGAAATCATGGAGGCGGTCCATAAAAACGGCCTCACCTCCAACGCCACAATGCTCTATGGCCATATTGAAACCATGGAAGAGCGGGTGGATCACCTCCTTGCCCTGAGGGCGCTTCAGGACAGAACCCATGGGTTCTCGGCCTACATTCCCCTGGCCTTTCACTCGAAAAATACAAAGCTTTCCCATCTGCCGTCGACAACCGCCGTGGATGACCTGAAGAGCATTGCCGTTGCAAGGCTTTTGCTCGACAATTTTGACCATATCAAGGCCTACTGGGTCATGATCGGTGAAAAACTCGCCCAGGTGGCCCTCTCCTATGGCGCCGACGATCTGGACGGCACCATTATTGAAGAGCGAATTACCCACACGGCCGGTGCCCGCTCGGCCAAGGGACTTTCAAGGGAAGAGATGGAAAGAATGATTCGTTCCGCAGGTTTTGTCCCGGTTGAAAGGGATTCGTTCTACAGACCTGTCAATGAAGGACCCACAATTCCATGA
- a CDS encoding 1,4-dihydroxy-6-naphthoate synthase yields MHRTKTLSLAYSSCPNDTYIFHAIAAKRIVDQTLDFTITLADVETLNQKAGAGRFDVTKLSFAALGNLRNDYALLRTGAALGRGCGPLVVAKPGTKIKPDTRLRVAVPGFGTTACLLFRFFLENQFPGITAELVAMPFEAIMPSIVRGENDIGVIIHEGRFVFQTLGLDCLADLGQWWETQTGLPIPLGCIAIKRDLGPEIAARVEGLIRQSIDLAGKNPQAGRQYIREHAQELDDQVINQHISLYVNTFSSCLGKEGEAAIEAFFEKGERAGLITPASKPLFAHPG; encoded by the coding sequence TTGCACCGAACAAAGACACTCTCCCTTGCCTATTCAAGCTGTCCCAACGACACCTATATTTTCCATGCCATTGCGGCAAAACGCATTGTAGATCAGACACTTGATTTCACCATCACCCTGGCCGATGTGGAGACCTTGAACCAAAAGGCCGGAGCAGGACGTTTTGACGTAACAAAACTGTCGTTTGCAGCCCTTGGCAACCTCAGGAACGACTATGCCCTTCTCAGGACAGGTGCAGCCCTGGGCCGGGGATGCGGCCCCCTTGTGGTGGCAAAACCCGGTACAAAGATTAAGCCCGACACCCGGCTCAGGGTTGCCGTACCCGGATTCGGCACCACGGCCTGTCTGTTATTCCGGTTCTTTCTTGAAAATCAATTTCCGGGAATAACAGCAGAACTGGTGGCCATGCCCTTTGAGGCCATCATGCCCTCAATCGTCAGGGGAGAGAACGATATAGGTGTGATCATCCACGAGGGCAGGTTTGTCTTCCAGACCCTTGGGCTTGATTGCCTGGCAGACCTTGGACAATGGTGGGAGACGCAGACCGGACTGCCCATTCCCCTGGGATGCATTGCCATCAAGCGAGACCTTGGACCTGAAATTGCTGCAAGGGTGGAAGGCCTGATCCGCCAGAGCATTGACCTTGCTGGAAAGAACCCCCAGGCTGGCCGCCAATACATCCGGGAGCACGCCCAGGAGCTTGACGATCAGGTGATCAACCAGCACATCAGCCTCTATGTGAACACATTTTCATCCTGTCTGGGTAAAGAGGGAGAGGCTGCCATTGAAGCATTCTTTGAAAAGGGTGAACGCGCCGGGTTGATAACACCGGCCAGCAAGCCTTTGTTTGCCCATCCAGGCTGA
- a CDS encoding GNAT family N-acetyltransferase, whose amino-acid sequence MKLIPFTPDDYTLLVGWIPDEVSNLQWSGALYEWPLTTEQIKHHVQSKNVTPFLVESKGKQVGFVELIRESDEVYRLCRVLIANQAARGSRVEKELLQMAIDHAQSQFGAKKIKLSVFEQNIQAIKCYLSLGFKITASEKKFHKFKGQWWPLLRMEMAL is encoded by the coding sequence ATGAAGCTAATTCCATTTACACCGGATGATTATACCCTTTTAGTGGGCTGGATTCCAGACGAAGTGAGCAATCTTCAGTGGAGCGGCGCATTGTACGAGTGGCCCCTGACAACCGAACAAATTAAACACCATGTGCAGTCCAAAAATGTGACTCCATTTCTGGTTGAATCCAAAGGTAAGCAAGTTGGATTTGTTGAGCTTATCAGGGAATCGGACGAAGTTTACCGATTATGCCGGGTTTTGATAGCAAATCAGGCGGCCCGGGGCAGCAGGGTCGAAAAAGAACTGCTTCAAATGGCAATTGACCATGCCCAAAGCCAGTTTGGAGCAAAAAAAATAAAACTGTCCGTGTTTGAACAAAATATTCAAGCCATCAAATGCTACCTTTCCCTGGGGTTTAAGATAACGGCCAGTGAAAAAAAATTTCATAAATTTAAAGGCCAGTGGTGGCCCCTTTTGCGCATGGAGATGGCTTTGTAA